AAAGAAGCAATCGGCGTAAAAGAACTTTTCGGAGAAAAAGGATACAGTACATTGGAACGCAACAGCTGTCGTCCGTCTTTTGACGTATGTGGCATTTGGGGCGGATATACGGGGGAAGGTTCTAAAACCGTACTTCCCTCAAAGGCGTATGCTAAAGTTTCCTGCCGGTTAGTGCCGCATCAGGATCATCATAAGATTTCGCAGATGTTTGCAGAGTATATTTCAAGCATTGCTCCGGAAACTGTTCAGGTGAAAGTGACTCCAATGCATGGAGGACAAGGATACGTATGCCCGATTTCGCTTTCTGCTTATCAGGCTGCCGAAAAAGGCTTTGAAATTGCTTTCGGAAAGAAACCATTGGCAGTACGCCGTGGCGGCAGTATTCCTATCATTTCCACTTTCGAGCAAGTGCTGGGAATCAAAACCGTATTGATGGGATTCGGACTTGAATCAGACGCCATCCATTCACCCAACGAAAACTTTTCACTGGATATTTTCCGTAAAGGGATAGAGGCAGTCATTGAATTTCATCAGGAATATGCCAGACGATAAAGCGGACAGACAAAAGGTCAAGTTATAAACGGTATATAAAAAAGAGCGATGGACAAGCTTGTAATCAAACACTTGTCCACCGCTCTTTTTATATATTTGCAGACACCGACAAACTACATAACCGGAGTCTGGAAAAGGAAAGTAAACGATTGACTGTCTTTCAAATCCTTCACTGCATCACCTGCGTAAATCTCTCCCTTTGTCAGAGACAATTTCTTAATCCCTGCTTTCGGACTAAAATCTATTTTCTTCAAGTCCAGCCAAAACATGTTCGGTGTCAAAGTAGATTCGAAATAATACACTTTATTCTTCTGATCGGAGACAGAACGCCAACGGGTAGAAGAAATATAAGGCTTCTCCGGCGTATTAATACCAAATGGCACAGAAACATTACGCATCACACTCAATACACTGGGAACAGCAATTTTTGCATCAGCTGTTTGCGGAATGGCATGAATGTAGAAAGAAGCCCTGACAAAGCGGTCACTCGCACGATTTGTTCCCGGTAGCATCTGTAAGCCACCAATTTCTTTCCAATAATCATTAATAGCCAACTGATAGTCATATCGGGGAGAATTTGTCATCACCCGGTATTCCTTCCCTTCGTGAATACTCAATTTTCCATCCAGATATTCCAATACAGCCGTATTTCCAGTTTCATCGGTTATAGCCAAATGCAAGGTAGATTCCGGTCCCCCATTCGGCATACGGGGAGCATCAATCCGGAAAGTCTCTTTTTTCAGTTCATCAACGGCTTCGCGTACCGTAGCAAAGTTATCGAGTACATACTGTGTCCAAATACTGATTCCCATTGCCGGACGAGTATCACCGGGAAGAGAATAAACAGATTCCGGCAAGAAAAGCAGACTCGCCACCAATCCTTTCTCGTTCATTCCGTCGCAAGTACCAATATCATATCCTGTGGCAATCACACTTCCGTATTTGGCAGTCCAGTTTACCGTTTTATCCTTGTTATGTCCCGCACGCTGGATACCGCGTGGAAATACATAGATATTCGTCATGATATCTTCCTTCCAGTCCATGGTACGCCCTGTTATCACCATCTGCTCAGGACCTATGTATACTGCACGCGTGCATGCTTCCACAGGCTGTATACTCCCCAAAGAGACGGTAGCCAACACCAATGCAACTCCTACTAATCTTTTCTTCATATTCTTTCTTTTTAAATAATTGATACTCTTATTTATAAATAACAAATATGCCACGATTATTGCCCACAAGAAAGAGGATTTTAATGAAAAAAAAGAATTTATTCGATGGGGAAAGAAGTTTTTTGTTTTTCGATACATGATAGTTATCATCGCAGGAAGCATTTTCTACCTATTCATTCTGTTTGTACTTCTCCTCTAACTGTTGTAACACCCGTTTAAGCTGAATAGCTTTTTCTTGAGATACACTACCTCCCTCTTTTTCGTACCATTCCAATTGCTGTTTAATGAACTTACGAGTAGTTTGCAATGACTGTTGCAATGAATCACGTTGCGCCACCTTGTTACTAAATTGCTCCACAATACCTGATGTCTCATAGATATGTATTGCACCATCAATGTCCCCCTTCTCCACTAACGCCAAAGCTTGCCGTTCCATGGCTGATAGTTCGTCCTTGTTAATACGCGCAAACTTATCGGCATAGTATTCCAGCAACTTCATACGCTTGTCATACTCCTGATTGAGTTGTGCCATTTCTTGTTCAAAAGCCGTAGCATCTGCTTGCTGCAACTCGCGTGTCACACGAAGTTCCTGCAATTTACGTTCATACTCTCGCTGGTAATGACTTTTACCTATGTTGTAGAATTTCCGTCTGCTCTGTTCAATATACCCCTTCGGACAGAGCACTACTTTATAAAGTATATCTTCACTCGCCACCCATTGCTCCACTTCTTTGAGATTAACTATCTCCATGTCCTGTTTATGAATACGGATGTCGAACAAGAGATCACCCGGTTCCATGTGAGGTAGTTTCAGTATAAAGGCACCTGCACCATCAGTGAGAGTAGGCACACCACCTTGCACTACAACCTCTACTCCTGCCACAGGAGTAAAAGCAGAATTCATTTTCACAGCCACTCCCCTGAGCGTAACTTGAGCATGGATATTAAAGCCACATAACCCACAGAAAACAAACAACAAAAACTTTTTCATGACAACAATTGGATGAGTAGATTAAGTGTAGGTTGATAGTCTTGATTTATATGGTCTTTCATCTGTTTACCATAAAGCAACAAAACAGGAGCATAACATTCTTCACTTCCAGGCAACTTACGAGTTTTGAGATGAGCCACCAGTTCCTTACCCGCCTCGTCATCAGTATGTAAAGCGTAAAGTGCTAGCATAAAAGCCTGTTGAATGAATCCCTGACGGGCTGTTTTCATCTGTCGCATATTTTGCTCTGTTTTATAGAAATCATTATCCAATAATAATGACGACACCCAACCATACATATAAGTATAACATTGCACATTTGAATTTGCATGATATTCATAAAATGAAGAGATGGCATTTTCATAGGCATCAAGAGTCTTCTGATATTGGTGAGTGAAGTAAGCCAAGTCTCCACATTTGTTCAGCAACAGTATTTGCATATAGACACCTCGAACAGGTGATTCCTCGGTCAAACCATTCACGACATCGGACAGTTTGGAGATTATATCATTAGCCTGTTTATATTGTTTGTCCTGTATAGCATAATAGAGACACAAAAAATAGTAGTCAGACATCAACTCATAATACCTAAAGAGGCTATACCTGCGTACATCCTCGGCTTCGACCACGAAACGGTCAAAATAGGTTTTCGCCTCCTGCTTGGTATGCATACATAATACTGCCTGTGCCAACAACGAGCGGGCACGTCCGGCTGCAGCGTCTTGCGCCGGCATCTGATTCATGAGTTGTGAGATGCGCTTAGCTTCATCCCATTGCCCCAGCATCATATGAGCCATCATTTGGACATACTTCAACTGTGCAAAACTATCGTTATCGGCTTGCCGTTTCTTTAATTCGATTTCTATAGCCGGAGCACCGGCAATAACTTCCTGCGCCCGATGGCATATAAGACTAAGTGACAGACGATTAAGTTTATTGTAAGCTAACATACGCGTATGTCCATGCTGAGCAGCACACTTATCGCTAAGGTCATAGAAATAAAGAGCTGTGTCCACATGACCGGTATTGAAAAAGAGTGCACCCAATAAAGCATAACAAGCATTGACCTGCGAATAAAAAGTCTCGTTATCTTGACACACCTTAAGGGTTTCGACGATTTCTTTGCCATATTTCATAATTTCATAACGTCCTAAATTGTAAGCAGCATTGAGAGCTGTGAACCATATACTTACAGCATATTGTGGCTCCTCAATCTTCAAATATGGATGGATTTTTTCGATAGCATCATAAGCTTCATTATGCTGTTGGGTATAATAGTAGCACTGATAAAGATTGTAATATAAGTTATAATAGAGTTCACGCTGCATATCTTTCTCCTCGTCAGGGAGGGTATTGAAAATAGCCAATCCCTCTTCGTCAATGTTCACCGCCTCAACATACCGGTCTAACTCATAGTAGGCGGTAGCCAACAACTGATAGACAGTGATACGCTCTATCTTATACTGACGGGGATTATTACGATACAATTTTTCTACAACCTCATCAGCTTTCTGGCAAGCAGCCAACATCTCGGCATATTTTTGATTGTAGTGAGCATGATTTACCTTCGACACCCAATAGTCTAGTTGTGTATCGGCTTCCGCACTGACCATATCGAGTTTGTCGATACCCGATTGAACTTGTGCCAGCCCTTTCTTATCATCAATTATTCTATAGAAAACAGCCATGTTTTGATAACAAGCCATGAGCTTCGATTCGTAATCTTGCATCTGCGTAGATCCTAAAGCTAATAGGATATTCACAGCCTCCTTAAGCATATTAAGTGCCAGTTGGCACCCCTTCTTTTTTTCGTTATCCGCACTCTTGCGCACTATCTTAAGGAGCAGGACCGAAAAATTGATATTGAGGTTCACGGCAAGTTCGGCTGTAGCCAACATGTTTTTTGGTAGCTTATCGAGCACCTGTATCGCCTTGTTAAAATAATCAAAGCTCTCGTCCAAACGGTTCACATCATCATATATAAGGCCTAGTTTTGTATACCAATCAGCCAAATCGTAAGGTGTTTTGCTGTGCTCTACGGCTTTCTTGTAGTAAATCTCGGCATCTGTAAAGTTTCTCTGATGATAAGCGAAGTTCGCATAGTCGGCATTACGGTTCATGTGCGTAGGGCTGCTGTCGGCTATCATTTTAAACAACTTTCCCGCCCTCTGATAACTCTCCTCACCACCTTGCAGTACCAATGTTTGCGCAAATCGTTCTAAGGTGGGTATCATGTCTTCAATATCTTCATCCCACTGTTTCTTCAGACCAAGGTCATGCGCCAACTTCTTTTCCAATTGTAATCCTTCGTATAAGCCGATAGCCTCATCGAGTTTCCCCTGTGTCACTAACTGCTGCGCCTGTTTCTCTATAGGCTCCAAATAATCTGTATTAATGGCTACTAACAAGGGGACATAATAGTCTAACATCTCTTGCGCATTGTTCAGGGCCGCCTGTATCTCTTTCCGACGCTGCATATAATGGTCGCTATTCACTTTACCTTCCTCTTTGAGTTGTTTGAGTTGCGCCATGGCACTAGCGTACTTAGCCTTCGCATTGGTTTTACCTATTTGGTAGAATTGCTCTACTCTAGCTGTATACTCCTCTTTAGCACACATATCTACCCGATAGTTTTTGGTAGGTGCATATACCCATTGGTTCACCATGTGTTGATTAACCACCACCCAGTCACGATAGGCTATCTGTTGTATAAGCAACCGTTGCCCCTCTATATGATTGGGTAGTTGCACCTCAAAACAACCCCGTGCATCACTGGTAGTGGGTGTAGCCCCCTCTATCACTATATTCACTTGCGGCAAGGCTTTTTTGCCAGAATTTTGTATCACTACAGTGCCGCGTTGGCTCTGTGCACATATAACCGAAAAAGTAGCTACACATATCGCAACTGTAAACAGGAGTTTTTTCATGAGTACACTGTTGTTTGAAGGTTATACTATTTTTTGCGCAAGGCTATGCGCATCTGCTCGGTAGGCGACGGAGCTACCCCATTGTAATCCCAGATTTCGAAGCCTTCTTTCATCACAGTGAGACGATAGCTAGTGGCTTGCTGCGATAACGGTACCTCTATCAAGAAGGAACCATCGGCCCCGGTCTGTGCAGAGTAGTCCAGTACCTGCACACGAGCATCGGCTACGGGTCTTCTCTCTTCATCAGTCACTATCCCTTTCAGCAGACCGGCATCATTATTACGACAAATGTTCAGAGAGCAAACATGGGTGTAACTTAGTGTAGTATCTACAGCCATATAGCCCTTAGCTTTGAAACTTAGCGTGAAGTCGTCGAGCCAAGCATGCTTGCGGTTGATGCCTTCAAATTTCACCATCTCTTGCAACGTAGCCAGTTCACGGGTTTCCACTACATCGGCATACTTCAGCGTGAGCGTAGCTCCCCGGAAGGGCAGCGTGGTAGCTATATTCTCTTTTAGTTCGACCCTAAACGTCACAGGTTGCCACAACTGATAGGCCAACAAGAAAAGAGCCACTATCACCACAGGCAGCAAACAAAGCAGTACAAAACGTCTCGTACGTGGCAAGTCTACAGGATCGGGACGTATGAAACCTTCGTTTTCCAGTTGCGTTAACTGATAGTCAAAGTGATGAAACAACTCATTGTAGTCGGCATAAGTATCACAGAAGTGCCCATATTCTTGCTCACTGTATTGTTTTAGTTTCTCCAGTAGTGCCGCGCCATGCTCGTCGCGTTTAGCATAAATGTAAATTTTGGGACGTTTACCACCACTCGCCTTCACTTGTTCAAAAGCAACTTGCAGTTCGCGTAGCGTATATTGCCCCAAACGAGTGTGGAAAAGAAAAATCACAATATCACATTGGCGAATGTAATCATCATATCTATTCTGCAGATGCTCCTCGGAAAGGTAACTGGGAAAATCACGCCAGGTACGCTGTTCGAAGCAGATGGCACGTTTCCTATATCCCTTATTCTTCTGCGAAAAGTAGAGATCCATCTGCAATTTATCTTCATCGAGTTCTGCCGACGAAGCAATAAAGACTTTTACGTTTTTCATGTATCTAAATGTTGTGTCGTTATATACAAATGTTAAATAGATCTATTGATCGTCCAATCTATAAAGTTCATATCCTCCCAATGCCAGTATGTAGGGCAGATTATAAATAACATCAGCGTCCTTCTCTAGCTCCTCGGGATGCTTTTGCAGTAGCTCGCTGAAAGGCATAATAAGAGGATGTTGCAAAAATACTTTATCCTTCACCTTAGCACGTCTCCAGCCGGCCACTGTACGCTCGGCATTCCATCGGTACTTCTCCATGCGCACTAACAAATACAAAACTTGAGCTGGCAGTTCTTCATTGAACATAGATTCGGATATGCGTGTCGGTGAGCGGTCACTCCGTCTGATGCCGTAGCCCAGTGTGCGACAAAATACACTGTAGGCATCTAGTTGATAGCGGTTAGCCCAACGCAACGGCTCGCTTAGTTTATTCCACAGAAACTGCGCCTGATGGTTCATCAAAATAAAGTCGGCAGAGTGGTTACCGTAGGATTCATACATCTTCTTCAATACCTCTTTTTGTTTGAGACTTTCATCAGCATAACAACAATCGTATAAATAGTTCACATACAAAGCCAGTTTATCTTGCAAGATGTTTTTCTTTATTCCCCTGTCTACCATACCAAACACCTTGACATAGCGATAGCGTCCCTTCTCGTCGTCCACCATCGACGACAAATCATTATTAAACTCCTGACGGATTAGCACACGACACTGATATTGATAAACTTCATGCGGTAAGTTGAGTCCTAATGAAAGACTCAAATCTGGATCATGCACACAAATGGCCACTGTAAGCATACAATGTTTATTTTGTGCCCACTGCTGCAGGCGGGTACGCATAGCAGTACTGCAAATGTCGTCATGGCAATATTCCACCTCAATATCATCTATTTGACTCTCTATATAGGGAAACTGAGCTTTGAAGTAGTCTTTCTGTGCTTCCATCTCGCGATCCACTAAAGTGATGCGGGTACGTATACGTTCATCCGCAGGCAGGCGGTCATCATAATTGGCATAATGGCAGATACGTAGTGCTTCGAGTAGCAACGAACGTCCCACTCGGTTGAATCCCACGATAACCAGATGCACATAGTCTTGACTGGTAGCACTCCAACTTCCATCAGGCTGTTGCGTTATGCTTATGGGGCGATAATCCAGCGGATCATAACGCCTTTCACAATCGGCTGCGTAGAGGCTCCATAGCTGCCGGGCCAAATTTTCGTGGAGGTTAAAGGGGCGAAAGAAAATATTAGGTTTGCCTTCTATACTAAATACTTCGGGCGGCAAATTCATTTTCTGTATGTTAGAATATGAAGGGATGCTGTCGAACTGCACATACACAGGCATCATCTCGCCGCCGGAACATTTACCACGCAGAGCACTCACCAAATGCACAATAGCTATATTCTTAGCATCACGTCCGTAACGTTCTTCATCTCCCAACACATACACCTCAATAGCACTCGCTATGTTCAACCGCTGAAGTTCTTCAATCGACTCAATATTGCCAAAGTAAACAAGCACTTGCCGCTCTATCTCGATGGGGAGGGCCGACTGTATACGATGGCGCACTGTTGCCGCCTCTATACCGCTCATCAGCAAGATGCGTGCTGAAGGACATTCGTTATACAGTTCACGTATCATATTGATAGACAACTCATTGAATCCTATCAACACATAATGATTTTTTATATTACGATAAGTCATCCGCCCTGTGTATACCACCCCTACACGCCGCTCTATAATATTAGAGATGGTAGAGATAAGCACACCACCCAACAAAATGGATCCCGAAAAACTGATAAGTCCCACTAACATCCTGTTAGGCCAAGCAGTCTCTTCTATCTGGTTACCGGGATCTACAAAGTTGTTGTACACCACCCAGAGCTTTTCTCCCCACTCCTCGTGTCCATGCAGTTGGATGGAAAAGAGCATCACGATAACAAAAAAGATAGCCAGCACCGTAGCGATGGTAATGAGTAGCAGGGTGAGTTGTGATTTGATCCCCCCCGAAATAGTGCGATCCATGTACTCTTGTGAGAATATCTTCTTATAGTAGTTTATAAAGCGGCTCATATGAATAATTTATTGAAAACACAAAATAAATCAGTGAAAAACAATAGCAGGGTCACTTCTTTTCTATCAGAAACTCTTTCGGAAAGTACATCCATTTCTCCATTCCGAACATCCGTAAGCAGTCTTCCCTTTAATGATGGTTCCTTTACCACAAAGCGGACAGAGTTGACCAACAAACGCATCTCCCCCACCTGTTGCAGAAGGAGTTGAAGCAGCCGTAGCCATCGGAGCCGGAGAACCGGGCGAATCGGTTTTCACTTCATTCGTCTTTTTTTCCGCCTTTGGTTTCTTTTCTTTCGGTGTACTCGGTTTTCGTTCACGCTTTTTAGATTCCTTCTTTTCTTTCTCTCCGGCTTTTGCAGCAACTGCATCCTGAATAGTAATACGTCGATTCGTATTATCAGAAAGTACGCTCATCACGATTTCCGAAACCATCTGCTTCAGCTCTTCGAGAAACTGGCGGGCATCGTATGTTTTCTTTTCAATCTCCCGCAACTTCTTTTCCCAGATCCCGGTCAGTTCTGCCGATTTCAGCAACTCTTCGTGGATGATCTGCACCAGTTCCACACCTGTCGAGGTAGCAATCAGATTCTTTCTTTCCTTACGGATATAATTTCGCTTAAACAACGTTTCAATAATAGCCGCACGGGTAGACGGACGACCGATGCCATTCTCTTTCAAGGCATCACGAAGTTCATCATTGTCCACCAGTTTTCCGGCCGTTTCCATAGCACGAAGCAGTGTTGCTTCGGTATAAGGTCTGGGCGGCTGCGTCCATTTTTCATTCAGGTCCGGAATGTGAGGACCACTTTCGCCCTTCACAAAAGCAGGAAGTACATTTTCATCCTCTTCTTCTTTTTCTTCGGTAGGGTCTTTTACTTCCTTGGCAAACACGACACGCCATCCCGGTTCCAGAATTTGTTTTCCGGTTACCCGGAATTCTATCTTATCCACTTCTCCCATTACAGTAGTAGTAGAAATCTTACAGTCCGGATAGAACACGGCTATAAAACGACGGGCTATCAGATCGTAGACACGGCGTTCCATATCCGTCAGGTTTTGAGCATAGACTCCGGTAGGGATAATGGCATGGTGATCCGTCACCTTCGAGTTGTCAAATACCTTTTTTGATTTAGGAAGCGTGGTACCGGCTAACGGAGCTGTCAGCACCTCGTAATCACGGAGTCCTTTCAGGATAGCAGGACATTTCGGATAAATGTCATCACTCAAGAAAGTGGTATCGACACGCGGATAGGTGGCCACCTTCTTCTCATAAAGAGACTGAATCAGTTTCAGTGTTTCATCGGCCGAATAAGCGAATTTTTTGTTGCATTCTACCTGAAGTGAGGTCAAGTCGAACAAACGTGGAGCAAACTCCCTCCCATCTTTCTTGCCTACACTGGTGACTACAAACGGAAGATTCTTAATGCGTTCTACCAGTGCCTCGCCTTCTTCCCGGTTGGCAATAGGGTCGATGCCCGGATTATCTATTTTCTTTTTTCCACCATTCTTTTCCTCTTCCGCAGCTATTTCTTCATCACTTTTGCGGATGAGTGCAGAGAAAGTAGTATCCCGGTAATTGGTTTTCAACTCCCAGTATTGTTTGGGTTCAAAATTGGCTATTTCCAATTGACGGTTGACAATCAATGCCAGAGTCGGTGTCTGTACACGACCGATAGAGAGTACCTGTTTATTTTGACCGTATTTAATAGTATAAAGACGGGTAGCATTCATTCCCAGCAACCAATCACCCATCGCACGGGAAAGACCGGCTTCATAGAGTGATTGGAAATCCGTCTGGTCTTTCAGTTTGGCAAATCCTTCCCGGATGGCTTCTTCTGTCAATGAAGAAATCCACAGACGCTTCACCGGACAGCGTGCACCGGCTTTCTGCATCACCCAGCGCTGAATCAATTCTCCTTCTTGCCCGGCATCACCGCAGTTGATGATTTCATCCGCGTTCTGCATCAGCCCCTCGATAATGTGGAATTGTTTTTCGTAGGTAGGATTCTCTATCAGCTTGATGCCGAAACGTGGAGGAATCATCGGCAGACTACCTAAATTCCATGATTTCCAGTTAGGCGTGTATTCATGTGGCTCCTTCAGGGTACAAAGATGCCCGAATGTCCAGGTCACCTGGTATCCGTTTCCTTCTATATATCCTTCTTTTCTGGTATGAGCACCGAGTACTTCGGCTATATCACGTGCTACAGACGGCTTTTCGGCTATGCAAACTATCATTTTTTCTCTTCTTGTTTTATATTATCAGCCTACAAAGTTACACGAATATTTGTCTAAAAGAACAATATCCCACAGAATATGTTACCTTTGCAAGAGTAGAATTCTTATAACAAAGAACAAGTATGATTGATTTAAACCGCAAATTACCCATCGGGATACAAACTTTCGAGAAAATTCGCAAAGGAAATTATCTGTATGTAGATAAAACTGCTCTTGTCGGAAAAATGGTATCAACAAGCATCCCCTATTTCCTTAGCCGTCCCCGACGCTTCGGAAAAAGCCTGCTGATTTCCACTTTCGAGGCTTACTTTTTGGGACGTAAAGACTTGTTCGAAGGACTAGCCATCTCACAAATGGAAGTTGACTGGCAAGTCTATCCGGTTTTTCATATTGACCTGAATGCACGCAAGTATGATTCTCCGGCAGATTTGACAGCGATGCTCAACCAACATCTGGAGAAATGGGAAGCAATCTACGGAACCGAAAAACAAGATCGACAACCGGAAGAACGATTCGCCTATATTATAGAGCGTGCATGCGTGCAAAGCGGGAAACAAGTAGTCGTATTAGTAGACGAATATGACAAACCTCTGTTACAGGCTTTGGACAATCTGCCTTTGTTTGAAGAATACCGTAAAATGCTAAAAGCATTCTATGGAGTACTAAAAAGCACTGACCGCTATCTGCGTTTCGTCTTTCTGACAGGTGTTACCAAATTCTCACAAGTCAGTGTATTCAGTGATTTAAACCAACTGAATGACATCAGCATGAAACCGCCTTATGCCACCATTTGCGGCATCACCAAGCAAGAACTGACAGATACATTCACCCCGGAATTGGATAAGCTAGCCTCATACAACCGGATGACACCGGAAGATACAATCCATAAGATGACTGCACTGTATGACGGGTATCATTTCTGTGAATATGCAGAAGGTGTGTTCAATCCGTTCAGTGTATTGAATGTGTTCGACGGATATAAATTTGAGAATTACTGGTTTCAGACAGGAACTCCTACTTTCCTTGTCAAGATGCTGATGGATAGTAACTATGACCTGCGGACGCTCATTGACGGAGTGGAAGCAAACGCAGCGTCATTCAACGAATACCGGGCAGAAAGCAGGAACCCTATTCCGCTGATTTATCAAAGCGGGTATCTGACAATTAAAGAATACGACCCTCGTTTCAAGACTTATC
The Bacteroides luhongzhouii DNA segment above includes these coding regions:
- a CDS encoding carboxypeptidase regulatory-like domain-containing protein — protein: MKNVKVFIASSAELDEDKLQMDLYFSQKNKGYRKRAICFEQRTWRDFPSYLSEEHLQNRYDDYIRQCDIVIFLFHTRLGQYTLRELQVAFEQVKASGGKRPKIYIYAKRDEHGAALLEKLKQYSEQEYGHFCDTYADYNELFHHFDYQLTQLENEGFIRPDPVDLPRTRRFVLLCLLPVVIVALFLLAYQLWQPVTFRVELKENIATTLPFRGATLTLKYADVVETRELATLQEMVKFEGINRKHAWLDDFTLSFKAKGYMAVDTTLSYTHVCSLNICRNNDAGLLKGIVTDEERRPVADARVQVLDYSAQTGADGSFLIEVPLSQQATSYRLTVMKEGFEIWDYNGVAPSPTEQMRIALRKK
- a CDS encoding ATP-binding protein, coding for MIDLNRKLPIGIQTFEKIRKGNYLYVDKTALVGKMVSTSIPYFLSRPRRFGKSLLISTFEAYFLGRKDLFEGLAISQMEVDWQVYPVFHIDLNARKYDSPADLTAMLNQHLEKWEAIYGTEKQDRQPEERFAYIIERACVQSGKQVVVLVDEYDKPLLQALDNLPLFEEYRKMLKAFYGVLKSTDRYLRFVFLTGVTKFSQVSVFSDLNQLNDISMKPPYATICGITKQELTDTFTPELDKLASYNRMTPEDTIHKMTALYDGYHFCEYAEGVFNPFSVLNVFDGYKFENYWFQTGTPTFLVKMLMDSNYDLRTLIDGVEANAASFNEYRAESRNPIPLIYQSGYLTIKEYDPRFKTYQLAFPNDEVRYGFMNFLLPFYSNIPDNEQDFYIGKFVHELESGNINAFLTRLQAFFADIPYELNDQTERHYQTVFYLIFKLMGQFTQAEVRSAKGRADAVVKTPKYIYVFEFKLNGTAEQALQQIEDKGYLIPYQADEREVKKVGVEFSTDTRNVSRWLPEE
- a CDS encoding DNA topoisomerase 3, which gives rise to MIVCIAEKPSVARDIAEVLGAHTRKEGYIEGNGYQVTWTFGHLCTLKEPHEYTPNWKSWNLGSLPMIPPRFGIKLIENPTYEKQFHIIEGLMQNADEIINCGDAGQEGELIQRWVMQKAGARCPVKRLWISSLTEEAIREGFAKLKDQTDFQSLYEAGLSRAMGDWLLGMNATRLYTIKYGQNKQVLSIGRVQTPTLALIVNRQLEIANFEPKQYWELKTNYRDTTFSALIRKSDEEIAAEEEKNGGKKKIDNPGIDPIANREEGEALVERIKNLPFVVTSVGKKDGREFAPRLFDLTSLQVECNKKFAYSADETLKLIQSLYEKKVATYPRVDTTFLSDDIYPKCPAILKGLRDYEVLTAPLAGTTLPKSKKVFDNSKVTDHHAIIPTGVYAQNLTDMERRVYDLIARRFIAVFYPDCKISTTTVMGEVDKIEFRVTGKQILEPGWRVVFAKEVKDPTEEKEEEDENVLPAFVKGESGPHIPDLNEKWTQPPRPYTEATLLRAMETAGKLVDNDELRDALKENGIGRPSTRAAIIETLFKRNYIRKERKNLIATSTGVELVQIIHEELLKSAELTGIWEKKLREIEKKTYDARQFLEELKQMVSEIVMSVLSDNTNRRITIQDAVAAKAGEKEKKESKKRERKPSTPKEKKPKAEKKTNEVKTDSPGSPAPMATAASTPSATGGGDAFVGQLCPLCGKGTIIKGKTAYGCSEWRNGCTFRKSF
- a CDS encoding linear amide C-N hydrolase, whose protein sequence is MKKRLVGVALVLATVSLGSIQPVEACTRAVYIGPEQMVITGRTMDWKEDIMTNIYVFPRGIQRAGHNKDKTVNWTAKYGSVIATGYDIGTCDGMNEKGLVASLLFLPESVYSLPGDTRPAMGISIWTQYVLDNFATVREAVDELKKETFRIDAPRMPNGGPESTLHLAITDETGNTAVLEYLDGKLSIHEGKEYRVMTNSPRYDYQLAINDYWKEIGGLQMLPGTNRASDRFVRASFYIHAIPQTADAKIAVPSVLSVMRNVSVPFGINTPEKPYISSTRWRSVSDQKNKVYYFESTLTPNMFWLDLKKIDFSPKAGIKKLSLTKGEIYAGDAVKDLKDSQSFTFLFQTPVM
- a CDS encoding tetratricopeptide repeat protein; the protein is MKKLLFTVAICVATFSVICAQSQRGTVVIQNSGKKALPQVNIVIEGATPTTSDARGCFEVQLPNHIEGQRLLIQQIAYRDWVVVNQHMVNQWVYAPTKNYRVDMCAKEEYTARVEQFYQIGKTNAKAKYASAMAQLKQLKEEGKVNSDHYMQRRKEIQAALNNAQEMLDYYVPLLVAINTDYLEPIEKQAQQLVTQGKLDEAIGLYEGLQLEKKLAHDLGLKKQWDEDIEDMIPTLERFAQTLVLQGGEESYQRAGKLFKMIADSSPTHMNRNADYANFAYHQRNFTDAEIYYKKAVEHSKTPYDLADWYTKLGLIYDDVNRLDESFDYFNKAIQVLDKLPKNMLATAELAVNLNINFSVLLLKIVRKSADNEKKKGCQLALNMLKEAVNILLALGSTQMQDYESKLMACYQNMAVFYRIIDDKKGLAQVQSGIDKLDMVSAEADTQLDYWVSKVNHAHYNQKYAEMLAACQKADEVVEKLYRNNPRQYKIERITVYQLLATAYYELDRYVEAVNIDEEGLAIFNTLPDEEKDMQRELYYNLYYNLYQCYYYTQQHNEAYDAIEKIHPYLKIEEPQYAVSIWFTALNAAYNLGRYEIMKYGKEIVETLKVCQDNETFYSQVNACYALLGALFFNTGHVDTALYFYDLSDKCAAQHGHTRMLAYNKLNRLSLSLICHRAQEVIAGAPAIEIELKKRQADNDSFAQLKYVQMMAHMMLGQWDEAKRISQLMNQMPAQDAAAGRARSLLAQAVLCMHTKQEAKTYFDRFVVEAEDVRRYSLFRYYELMSDYYFLCLYYAIQDKQYKQANDIISKLSDVVNGLTEESPVRGVYMQILLLNKCGDLAYFTHQYQKTLDAYENAISSFYEYHANSNVQCYTYMYGWVSSLLLDNDFYKTEQNMRQMKTARQGFIQQAFMLALYALHTDDEAGKELVAHLKTRKLPGSEECYAPVLLLYGKQMKDHINQDYQPTLNLLIQLLS